The stretch of DNA CTGCGCCTAGCCAAGGACGACATTACTGCACTATTGAACATGGAGAAGCTTTCCCTTCCAGTCATTCAGACTTTTCTTGGGTATGTAATGACTCCGGATTTAAAATTGCATCTCATATATTTAGTTTGACATTGGTCATTGATTTTATCTTACAATtttggttatacttgtatgtttATTGTTATAGGTACTTGTTTAGCGTCTGTGACATCAAAACGTATGGGTTCTTATGTCCAGAAGTGACTTCATTATTAGGCCATGCTCAAGATGATGCAATAACACTTATCTCTACAAGGATGCAAGCcttgaaaaaaaaatttacttCGCTCCATATGGTGCTAAGTAAGTACTCAAACCTTACCGCCTCGTATTAAAAAATGTATCAACAGTTTGATTATTGATTATTATGTAATAAATTACAAATTATTCACAGGGATCATTGGATGCTCCTTGTATTTGACGTTGTTGATCGTAATCAAGTACTTTGGTTTGATTCAACGGAAATTCGGTGCCTTCAAAGTTAAGAACCTACATTAATACGTAAGTTGAACTTGATAGTTATTATGCATGCACAATGTTCGCTGAATGTCCATTTCGAACTATATTCGCTGACAATTATTTATTGGAAACCTTATATAGAGCTATACGAGTGTACGGCTACAACGGTGGGGCAAGAAAGAGTTCTCAAACACCGCAATGGCTGAAAATTAATGTAAGTTCATTACTATATCAGATGTCTACTTGTTTTATTACGTTTAAATAGCAAAAAATGGTTGCTTTAATTTGCCGACATGCTTTGTTTTAGTGTGCTCGTCAAGAAGGTGATACGAGAATGCGGGTACTACATAATGAGGTACATCTGGAAATTGTGACTCGTTCGGACCCGACGAAAGCTATCGATGAGGTCGGATTACCCAAATTTTAAAACTCTTGTATAATGTTTTCAAGTAATGTTTACCCCCTTGCCTTATCAACAAGAACTATGATAGCCTATGATGGCACTTGTTGTCGCCTTGCCAAGTTTTACTACCATAAAATCCCATTATTGAGCTTCAAATTTGTTTAGTATTTGTGGTATTATATAAGACGTCGTCATGTGCATGATTTTCAGGTTTTTCAAGACAAAATGGCATATTCACAAGATGAAATCGATGAAGTTCGGGACTTGTGGGCGAACTATTTTCCAATGCCTAGTTGTAGTAGTAATCTATTAGTTTGATTAAAAAACTCTGTTTGTCTCGGGATCTTGAAGGCCATGTTTTGTTGTCGTAAGAAACGTATTAAAACCTTTGTTGGATTGTTTAAATTAGTCGCTTGAATTCAAACAATGTATGACGAACAACGTTTGTCAAAATTTGGTATGAATTTGATATGTTTGGTTGAATGGCCTCCAATTTGGGTAAGCCATCTATGAATGGAATATGGTTTGCCATTTATGAATGGCCTCTGTTTTGGATTAACAGTTCATTTGCATTAGAAGTAccatttccaatttttttttttaaaaaattgacaaaataatggaCATCGGTTCAAAGAAATTGGATGTAAACCGTTTCTAAAACACATGAAGTTTTGAAAAAACTCTGATGTGTATGGGTACTAAAGGACATCGGATTTGGAAAGTAACTGATGTACAAGATTGTAAAGGACATGGGATTATGAGTAAAATCTGATGTGGATCAATAATAATGGACATGGGATATATAagaaatccgatgtccatccaaGTAAAGGACATGGGATTATGAGTAAAATCTGATGTGTATCAACAATAATGGACATGGGATATATAagaaatccgatgtccatccaaAAATGGACATCGGTTGTAAATCCGATGTGCATTACTACCATAAGGACATGACCGAACTCTACATCGGAGCACTATCCCATGTCCATGACCCTAAAACTCCGATGTAGTAAAGGGTTCTTGTAGTAGtgtatatctcataaagttcggtttatatacttgactacactatactctatggtgtcccaaggagaaggtattatgtgaactggttcacaatcttcctAGTGATTAttaaggtcattacttgatattacccatttgaccttcaaagtcattactttgaaatttccgatcaacattATGATCTTGaagtgcttttggtttactacttcattttgaaaatattccaagtttcaaaaatcacttttatgtcttattaaatagatacgaggttttcatatctacttaacattacggtaaaagtaacgaagtatatatatataaccaactattgaccttacacatccgtatgtatatggtcaatcacctcactattgtgtttcttttctgcaaaagaaaaacataatatatgcacacacaccataagactcacaatcaaatggttgttcaatgtgcttttcgtttactcgttgaaacgaatttacttgatgtttgatcaattgggttcaccagattagagactttaaaatctacaagatagtataacatttagttttcgtgaagaatgtaaaattcctctaacttaagtggtctaaagtctaaaccaaccaccacgttatcataggagtaggtacaacattttattttaaatcacataagtgatgccttctatgtatgaacatagatgattacattcttttaaaaccaaatttaggtacatttgtccttatcgaaatcattgctactctagctctATTTTGATACAAAAATGtcttatgctagacgtcttacgttttatcaattcgtgtaaacttctttacaaagaaatgacctgTACTTGGTATCTcgtaccaagatagtggaactagcctatccattgagtagatgtctctttcaactttgttctatcgcatacatctagggttgatacttcttaactcccactcactttcacattcctctttgcttcaatcaagcaaaaatgaatctcatgaagacctctcttcatgtcattcgtgatattttatacacttagtaagagtgaattactataaagtgagtgtaacatgtggcaaaatctcaacttcttgcgaaattggactacctaaccgttcaattgttatcatatgcctaaactctttagcgcgtaaacaatcgatttggcctttctcgaagtgagccatttgacggtatcatattggagtattataagtgtttttgaaaactcttttcgcaaacttttgaattacacttgagtaattaaaactaatatgtcatcatcatgacggaggtgtcacttccgaaatcaagactctcttgataaaatgtgacttccttttaaactcataatatgagtttgcaacatgaaacccctttttaatatgtatggacattaattaagttgtataataatcgcaaaaatcgttgtaagctaatgtaggtgaattggtaattcatgttaccaatcattaattctttcaaagaaaccgctttctatgaaagaatgaaacaagtataacaataaatagagaaaggaggaatgaagtgcgcgatgtcatacatttatgagaatgaacgaaaaataggaaaaattaacattcaatgctttaattttacttgtgaaacatctttaacaagttttaacatttatataatgatctcccactaaattatataaatgattccaagacccaaatattaaacaaaaatgagcatcgcttgggcgaaacatcccataattgtgtaaattcggtaagtcacgttgactaattctacctctagaactcttggtcgacgaatttccttaaatccatctactagccccggaacacaagaccgtcttatatcccgttgagtccaaccaattttagcgtgtgatgaccgtttaccaccctacttactcaaggtaaaaagagaacaccccgcttgtgcgagcgtggctctaatgaacaagagattcataggtgttactaattggtaaggctaatctcaattttagttatgtgagagatcttgtcaatttagtcacaaattccctataagtgaactaagtcggtgaatgtaaatgacgtgaattgacaaccgcgaaaataaaatgcatgtgaatggcgattttggcatgcgcgaaaaataaaacaagcaaacaagtaagcatatgaataaatcctagtatgaccacctagttaataaaaactagtctattacatttcggaaaccaactccttggtcccttgcctcttcattccaaaagtggctccttcttgtgggatttggaacaccttccaaaaatagactccgtctcgatgtaatccgtcatTTGGAAAcaccggtaagaataactattacaattgaattacataactattcctattatacattaattaataaaataaataaaactattaattaattacaaaccgacgatacgagatcgtatttaattacaaacaaatcgatattcccattcatttcgggtaataacgattaaaataaactaggccatactaggtacaacaagataaataatttaaataaatgacaatcattcattcaacttaaataaatatgcttaaaatgctttaaaatgatgccaaaatcgccctttctatcaatcgttggtatccatctcggtttttgtggatttaatcgatttttaacatgtaaaaatcaataatgaactcttaaatctcatttaagtccaaactaattgtccaaactgttttgaacctcaaaattagtcctcactaattttatgataaataattagtttgatttggtgatattttgctaatttaatcggtaaaatcataatttttaagtaaaaatccaaaataattgaaaaattacccaaaaattgaaacaaaaattttgagtattatggaacactcccaagagcactaaaatgtcagaaaaattgccccaaaaatccggataaaatttatgaagaaaaagatcgatatttatcggtttttaaccactaaaaccaataaacatcaaaacaaggtgaaaacacattttaaaatttacttttaacatttaaataatatttttaaatgtacataaatttatcaagggcggaatcaattgtttcgaaattatgattaattaatatcacttttatcgacttttatctcataaaatcaataaacatgcaaaaaattcgaaccaaccttcatccttttgcatacaatcagtagaaaacattaatgaaacaccataaaaatttcatGGCCCGAATcatcttttaactatttttagtcaatttttaactaaaatacggcattttgactcggttttctaccaaaaatcattaaaaatagcaaaataatttcataaatcaccaaacttaaccacaaatcttttaagatcagtagatatacatgccccaaaaatttcatgctaaaacctcttctaacacatttttttgagtttttataaattatctcataatttattaatatgcttaaaatcaacatgcaaattacaagcctaaactctgataccacttgaaagatcatagatccatattagactatctaataaaaattaaattatctcataatttatcatttaggtgatctatgtaacatgcatgcaaatataaaagcataaaaatgaaagtttaaggaaaaacaatttccttacattgattttatggtaaaatgggcacaaactaaatcaccttactagtttgttcttgagctaaaaatatatggatgatcctccttgaaaaaccttcaaaaagaaagtctccttcaagttgcacccaagaactacacccacaaattatctcacaaatactaactagatatttgtaaaactAACCCTTAATAATAtgttaatattactaacaatcttagtaataatatattttgtatactaacaatcttagtaagaaATGAtacttattttagagagataaaccaAAAATTATTCACATGCAAAACCACATGAGTGAAGTAGTGTAGAAAATGAACATTAGATGGAGTAAATagagggaaagtggcgggtggtagGAGGTAGTGTGTAAGAGTGAATTTCTTATTTTTTTATCAATCTTACAacacatgcaaaatcattataagataacttatggaagaatataaagtaaggtgaaatgattatgttcctaatcatccacaactttattttacacggtccacttgcccatttacgggtccatgttggttcttatatttgtcacacaaatacgtgtaattttattttaaacatcgtttcatgtttaaatactttcataattaattcgtccaaatcactccgtaaatatatgtgtatcactacacatattatttacgtactaatattaatcacattaatcaattagtacaattttagtgaattaacaattaattaactaaaacccgtctcataaaatatattatttaattatcgcatagttaaataataactgccgctcctcgagttcgcaactcaaaatctctctaaaaataatcgactaaccttttagtctataaataaGGGGACTAATTAAattatatctcatacaattaattagttgtcaattggggttcgttcctttaggtgtgaccgaaaggggtcagttgatcaccgccgtctcacgacaataacgtcaaactctagtcagccaaccgttatcgatttacgttaatcaactgacgaggatcaaataattaaatatctgatgatattctattaatgagatttattatgtaaacgcactattgtggaggacactaactccaacaattagTGCCCCCAAACTGAATTTTTCTGTTTTTGTAGCTTATTAAGATTAAATTGTGACCAAATTTAGGAACATTTGTTGAAGAGTAGTTTTTTAATGTTTGTGACCATTCATTTATACTTAGTGACCAATTTTAAACTATTTGTATTTTTTAATTGAATTAGTTATTTTCTTTTGTGGCCGTTTGTCTACTATTTGTAGCCATGTATTTGCTATTTATAGCTTGTTAGTAGCAACATATCATGAAACAAATTGTGACCAAATATCGGGAACTTGTAGGTCGAAAAATTAATTATGCGACAATTTAATTAGAAAAACAATGTATATTTATTTGGTAAGCATAATGACTAGCTACCttcaaaaattcaattaaaacaaAAATGCATTGTTCCAACTAAGAGAGAGTAAAAACATATTTTGCTTATAAGAGCCTAGGAATGGGAGTGTATGGCAGTTCGACCTCATTTGTTTTAGCGGAACGGTTTGACTTTCGTTTTTGTATCCCGCTTTTCTTCCTTTGTTTACGCCCCTTCGTAATTGCTCGTTTAGGATCAAGAATCGTAGGACCTGTGCGTGGAGCACTATTTGTTGGACATTGTGACGCTCTTCTACTGTTGAAAAAAGATTGGACTTCTTCTAGAGCTCTTGAATAAGCATGGTCCAATAACGACCTCGCTTCGGGTACACTCTGACATTTTGTTATCAGATTGTTGAACATGGTAAGCGATTGACGCCGCCAATTAACTGCCTCATTAATGCCACTTCTCCGCCTATCATTAGGAAGAAGTCTGTCCCACACTTCCTTCTTGGCAAACTTGGTCCACCTCATTGAAATGTATCGGTCGGGAATTTCGGAAACAGACCGGAGGTGTAAGATGCGGATGGAGTAGAAGCATAACATTCCGCTTTCCTGAAATTTACGACATGTGCAGTCAATAAGTAAGTTAGAAGAATCAAAGGTGACATGGTGCAAATTTTCATCACTACCCGATGGATACACAAGGTATGACTTAATACGATCTTCAGTTGTACATTCTATGGCCCTTGTACCGATTGCGATACCAAATTCCTTCTCAAATGCCCTGAACAAATTCAGTGTGTAAACTTGGGATGCATGATCTAATAAGTCAACCATAGGAAACACAGATGTGGGCTTGGCATGGATATTATTAAATTCATTTCGTTCCTCTTCCGACCTCCATCTTCTGACTGTTGACTCAAATATGTGAAAGAATTCAGTAAGGGAAGTAGTCTTAGTTGCTTGGAACCCCAAAGCATGATTGGTGCTTTCACTCGTTACGACGATAATATACCCGCTGAAAAGTATTCCTTATTTAATGCGGTGCACCATTTTTCCCTTAAAGTATATAGACGTTCAAACCAATCACTATCATGTAGTCCGTAGTCTGATATCATTTTCCTCCATGTATCTTCAAATTTTGCCTCGCTGTAACAACCATTAAGACATTTATTGAATACGCTCTGGAATGATCGATTATGCTTCAGTGAACCATAGTGTGAAACAAATTCTGTTGGATATGCCATTGACATAACCTATGCCTTGAAGTTGGATAAACCTAGCAATTGAGTGATAACATTTGATCATGGGGTAACTATTAATAACATAATTATAGAATGTATCCATTTTACTATGAATATGTGACCATTTAAGTACATAAAGTAACTGTACTATAACAGGTTAAAGTAATGAAACATCAGCCATATTTTTTAAGCACATAATAGCCACTAATTTAGCGTGAATGGTCACAAACAACACAAATTAACACAATTCTATATATAGTAGTTAATCAAAACCTACACATAGCTTAAAGTTGGTCACATTCTGATCTTAATAAGATACAAAAAAAGGATTTAATTCAGAACCAAAAAATGGCCACTAATTTCATCAGAGTGGTCACAAACAACAGAATGTGACCAATGTTGGTCCCATATAAATATTTCATTACAAAATATGCACATGTTGAGTTAATTGTAGCCATTTTCCTAATATTATGTAACTATTTATAACTTACTTATGAGGGTAACCATTTTACGTGAGAATATGCTACTATTTACAGCTGAATTATAAAATGTAACCATTTACCTAAGAATATATGACCAGTTAAGTGTTATTTACCTCTTTAATTGCATTTGTCATCGCAAGGTCTTGATCGGTAAAAATAGTTACAGGAAGGACATCTTCTCCCATTGATTCCTTGAAGGCATTAAACAACCACTCAAATGATTCATCTTGTTCATTCGATATGAATGCAAACCCGAACATAATGTTCGACCAATGGTTATTAATCCCAATTAACGGACCGCAAATCAAGTTATATTTATTTGTACGGTAAGTGGTGTCAAAGATAAGCACATCATGATACAATAAGTAATCCTCCTTCATCATCGAGTCACGCCAGAACACGTGGCACAATCTTCCGTCGGCACCAAATTTCAAACGATAGAAGAAACCTGGGTCTTCAGATTGACATTTGGTCAACAAGTCAACCAAGGTTGATACATCACCGCCTTCAATAGCACGCATCTTAATCCTATTAGCGTAATTGATATGGTCTCTCTTTGTATGTCCAACAAACTCCTCGCCTCCAGAAATAGTAGCTAAAACACGATATTGGACAAATGGGCGAACCAAGGCTTCGGTCATCATTTCAATCACCTCACCCTCTTTAGCGGTTATTTTCCTCTCCGACCTATGGTTATGTTGCCATTGAGGGGGCATTAAGCTATGGTTATGATCAAGGATATGGTTTAAAATTTCCCAAAGCCCTTCATTGTTGACTTGTGTCCGAATGGAAGTCTTGCAAACAGATCTAGTAATGTTGACTTTCTTCGTTCGGGTACCTGACGAAGAGGGTGTCCCATCAGAATTCAATGCTCGGCCATTAGCATGCTCACCATGACAGTTACAGACAAAATATCTCTCATACTCGACATTTTTTTCGATACGACGAGTGCCTTTTCTGGTACCAAAACCCGTTGCTTCAGCATGTCTATTGTACAGAGTGAGTAACTATTCCCACTTTATAGCCTTCAATCCGATGAGAGAACCAGAGGTATCAAAATCTGATAAATAGCagacaaaagaaaaaaatgaacgAAATGGGACGATATGAGTGTACTACAAGTTGCTTCAATGAAATTGGTAAATTATCAAAATCTGGTAACAAAAAACATTCATACAATAGTCGTTCAATGAAATTGTTAAATTATCAATGAAATGGGACGAAATTAGGACTACAAAAAACGTTCATTACCTTCTTTTAAAGAAAGAATTGATCCATCTTTCAAAATAATAGAACCAGGATTAGCATTTTCATCTACAGATGGGCTGACAATATCGTCGTTATGGAGTGCGGGTATTGTATCATCATTGCCATTAATCATCTTTCACAGGAAAAAAAATGGATGAAAACAAAGGGATGGCAGAAGTAGAAGACGAAACTGATAAAATGTAACGTGGGATAATACAAAGTCAAAAGAGAATATTGTAAAtaaggtatgtgtattatttagTTGCTATTTTCGtggaaattatattttttttaacataTGCCTAATTAAATCAACCCATTTCACTTGTTATTTGGGTTTAAATAACCAGTATCCGAGTTCGTTTCACTATTGTCGTGTTTACAACTGTTCTAAACAAGAATTTGCGTAATAcaatatatgatatatgatatATGATATGATAGAAAAGTATGATTCAAATATGTGACTTGTTATTATCGAGCAAGAGATTATGCTTGAAATGTAATTTGggcatagtttttttttttttgttatttatagTGAGTAAAAGATTGCTAGTTATATAGCTTGCTTGGTTATAGTATGAGCGATTTATTGAGCTTCCTAGGATGGTGACTTAAAGAAAAAGTGACAAGAAACATAAAGATTGCTGATTCACTTCATGATCGATACCTCCTATGCCATTAATCTGAAGTACAAAATTCAGACAGTCTGAGGTGGCATTAATATGTCGATAGCCCATTACAAGGGCCTGTGAAATGGCACTCTTGAGAACTATTGCCGCTTGCAGAGGAGTCTTTGCCCATAATTTAGAAGACATAATGAATGATAGTACCATTGTTGTTGACGAGGATCCATCCAGTCGAGGCATGAAGGCTTGATTTCCAGGAGGCATCACATTTCAAACGAAAATGCCCATCACATAAAATCGAGCCAATTAATAGGCTAGGGAAATGATTTCTAATTTTTTCCATTTCATTCATCATCTCTTCATCCATTGGGAAGACCATTGAAGGATGTTTTACTTTCTTCAACCAAGATGTTGTAGTCCGCAATCGAGGTTCATTTGTTTAAAGATAGCATAATAATCCATTTTATCTCTGCTAAAAAGTTTGTTATTCCTGGAACACCAAATTTTCCACAAAATGCGGATGAACATAGGGGTAGAAGCTATGAAATTTTTATGTTTGGAGAAAAATTTAGCCAATTAATGATCCAAGCTTGAAACGATAAGTTGTGCAGTAGTTGGGTGTTACATAGTTCGATAATTATTGAGTAATCATCTAAATATTCGAGTGGATATGGACTGGGCCTACGACaaggtatttttggaaggataaTATCCTCCGCTAATTTGCTAATAGCATGCTAAGAGTGTGTTAAATGATTGTTCATATTTTTGTTCTAATTAAAACTCGCAATTTATTAATTGTGAGTTTGTAACCATGGGTAAGAATGTAAGCTTAGGTAATTTAGGGGGTTCTTAATTATTGTACATATATACCATTTGACAATAACCATCATGAGAGCGATGAGATAAGTTTTCTCTTACTAGTGTGACGTGTGAGATTTCGCTACAAAGTTACATGAATTCTTAAAAAGTTTTTAATCAGGGGACTCCTGGTGAACTATAAACTGACAAGACTTGAAATTTTGATTAAGAGACCTTAGATACATCAATCATATCCGACCAACTCAAGAGCCTTGAAAATCATCAAGTTTTCGAATGTGCTTGTTGTCTTATGGTACTCCGTATCattcttattctaattattaaATTGTTTGTTAGATGTAAAAACATATGGCTCGCTAGCCCAAGCCACTACAACAATACACATGGTTCCTATCAGTGGCGGACCTTGAGCAAAATATCAAGGTGGGCCGAAAATCAAAGTTCGTAGCTTTTACatataaaaattataatattaaaaataaaaagaGAATTAATGTAGGATATGGGATTCGAACTTCAGTCTACGCGGCAAGAGGACACTTCGAAAACCACTGAAGCACACTTCTTATCATCAACATTCAAGTAATTACTTTTACATTATAAAAATTCCAGGGTGGGCCAGGCCCAGGCCCACGACACTTAAGATCCGCCACTGGTTCCTATGGAAATATGGAATTATAGCTATCATCATATCATGTTATCAAGTAATCACCAAAGAAAATTTAACTTAGTGGTAAAGAAAGAGATAAAGACGAACAATAGGATCCATGTTCGAGATCTCCCGCCCCTGATATTGTAATATCATGAACTCATGACGGCttatataaaaaaatgttaaAAAGTATTTAATATATTCACATTTCATTTATTGCATAATTAACTCAAATAAAGCCAAATTAGATAATTTCGTTAATAATTTTAATTGGCTAAATTGTGGATGgacttagtcgcattacaatagatGGGATGTGAGATTCAAACCTGAGACCTATTATTTACAATACTTCCGTCTTAATCACTAGACTAAGACATATTCGATATACTGGATAAATAATTGTGaacaattgaatttttttttcaaagctTCTTAAATTCTCATGTCAAAGCCATTTACCCTTGGTAGTGATTTCTCCATATAAGGCACCAAGTATATATGGAGCTCACCTGTCTTGCTTTATTTGCTTAAGTAGGCATGCATTGATCAATAACTCATTGCTTCCATACAAATACAAAACTGACCAACCTATCATTCTCAAAGTGCACAACATATTCCCTACACTTAAAACTTTGTGACCATGTAAGTGTTACCACTTTACTTCATGCCACTCAAAGTTACTTTTTAAAGCCGACCTTGGATTTCATCCACTTAGGAAACTGATGGCTACTCAGTGCTCAACAATCAACATCTGTACACCATACTTTGGCCATTTTTATCTTTGGTGTACCACATTAGATAATGGGGATATTGTGCGTTCCTAAACTATGGGTTATGAGAACACTTGTATTCCATAATCTTAAATAATGTGTTCAAAAGGCTTTTAAGAATCCAAATCATAAATATCACCCCAGATAATTTTATTAGCCGACATCTACTCGGCtccaaatataatataatatggcTAACAATAAACGGGAGTCTTTGAGACAACAACATTAGCTCAGTGCCTCAAGTACTCTAGCAAATTGCAAGATAAAGATGCGGTCTTATACAGAGTCTTACCCTTTTATATTATCAACATAAAAGAGGTTGTTTCTAAATGACCTAAGATGACAATGTTATAA from Silene latifolia isolate original U9 population chromosome 10, ASM4854445v1, whole genome shotgun sequence encodes:
- the LOC141608494 gene encoding protein FAR1-RELATED SEQUENCE 5-like, giving the protein MVLSFIMSSKLWAKTPLQAAIVLKSAISQALVMGYRHINATSDCLNFVLQINGIGGIDHEMINGNDDTIPALHNDDIVSPSVDENANPGSIILKDGSILSLKEDFDNLPISLKQLVVHSYRPISHAEATGFGTRKGTRRIEKNVEYERYFVCNCHGEHANGRALNSDGTPSSSGTRTKKVNITRSVCKTSIRTQVNNEGLWEILNHILDHNHSLMPPQWQHNHRSERKITAKEGEVIEMMTEALVRPFVQYRVLATISGGEEFVGHTKRDHINYANRIKMRAIEGGDVSTLVDLLTKCQSEDPGFFYRLKFGADGRLCHVFWRDSMMKEDYLLYHDVLIFDTTYRTNKYNLICGPLIGINNHWSNIMFGFAFISNEQDESFEWLFNAFKESMGEDVLPVTIFTDQDLAMTNAIKEVNNT